The genome window AGAATTTCTCCTGGGTTGAAGTTCCCAATATCCATAGCGCTGTGTGCGACGCGGGCGAGTCCGCTTACAGAACCTTGACCGATGCCAATGCCTTGACCAAGAACGGCAGTCACGACCTCGACTTTGATCAAGTCTGTTGACCCCGGAACGCCTTGGAGTGTTCCCGCCGTCATCACCACTAAATCACCCTCTGCCAGCAGCAGCTTTTCTTGAGCGACATTTATCGCCGCTTGGAACGTTTGACCCGTGGAGGGTAAATCCAGCACCAACAAGGGTTTGACGCCCCATACCAGTTGGAGCTGTCGCGCTACATCCACATGAGGGGTGACGGCTAAAATCGGTGTAGTGGGTCGGAACTTGGAGACGTTGCGTGCCGTTGACCCAGTCTTAGTCAGGGTCATAATTGCTGCCGCCTGCAATTGTTCGGCAATTTGACCCACTGCCTGAGAAATTGCGTTAGGAATGGAACGCTTGGTATCCTTGATATTGCTAGAAATTTGTTCTTGCTCAATCCGCACGGCAATCCGCGCCATTGTCTCCACTGCTTCAACGGGGTATTTCCCCACAGCCGCTTCATTGGAGAGCATCACAGCATCAGTGCCATCCAGGATAGCATTGGCGACATCCGAAATTTCAGCACGGGTGGGTCGAGGCGAGTTCACCATGCTATCCAACATCTGGGTGGCAGTAATCACCGGAATTCCCAGTCGGTTAGACGTGGCAATCAGCCGCTTTTGCAAAATAGGCACATCTTCAGCAGGCAGTTCAACGCCTAAATCGCCCCTGGCAACCATAACGCCATCCGAAAGCGAGAGAATCGCCTCCATTTGCTCAATGGCTTCGTGCTTTTCAATCTTGACAATGACGGGTGTTTGCTTGCCTGCACTGGCAATCAGTTCTTTAATTTCCAGCACGTCTTGGGGGTTGCGGACAAAGCTGAGAGCGACCCAATCCACCCCCTGATCCAGACCGAACATTAAATCCTGTCGGTCTTTATCGGTCATCGCTTTAATCGAGAGGTAGACGCCGGGGAAGTTGACGCCTTTGTTATTGGAGAGGGGGCCACCAACAACGACGCGACAGTGCAGCGCACGGTTTTTTCGGTCTACTTCTTCGACTCGCATCTCGACTCGGCCATCGTCCAGGAGAATGTTGGCCCCGCAGGGAACTTCGTCAGCCAGGGGTTCGTAGGTGACCGAACTGATTTCTTGGCTACCTGGGACAGGAAGGCTGGTTAAGGTAAAGCGATCGCCTTTGTTGAGGACAATCGAACCGTTCTCAAACCGCCCCAGACGAATTTTCGGCCCTTGCAAGTCTTGTAAAATGCCGACGGGCTGATTCAGTTCAAAGGCGGTTTGGCGAATCAGACGGATACTACGTTGGTGATCTTCATGAGTGCCATGAGAAAAGTTGAGCCGCAGTGTGGTGGCACCGGCTTTAATCAGGGCTTTCAGCACATCAGGTTGGCTGGAGGCGGGGCCAATCGTGGCAACAATCTTTGTCCGACGCAAGGAATTTCGCAGTTGCATAGAATGGAGATGCGATGGGTGAGCATGGGTTTAGGACCGGGGCACGCACAATGGGACAGCTCGTGCGAGGGGTCAGCTAGCGTCAAGATCATAGAGGAAGACGCTTGGCTATAGTCTCACAGATTTCCCCCTGTCGCTATTAACGGCCAAAGTCTATTCCCTTCTTCTCGT of Microcoleus sp. AS-A8 contains these proteins:
- the pyk gene encoding pyruvate kinase is translated as MQLRNSLRRTKIVATIGPASSQPDVLKALIKAGATTLRLNFSHGTHEDHQRSIRLIRQTAFELNQPVGILQDLQGPKIRLGRFENGSIVLNKGDRFTLTSLPVPGSQEISSVTYEPLADEVPCGANILLDDGRVEMRVEEVDRKNRALHCRVVVGGPLSNNKGVNFPGVYLSIKAMTDKDRQDLMFGLDQGVDWVALSFVRNPQDVLEIKELIASAGKQTPVIVKIEKHEAIEQMEAILSLSDGVMVARGDLGVELPAEDVPILQKRLIATSNRLGIPVITATQMLDSMVNSPRPTRAEISDVANAILDGTDAVMLSNEAAVGKYPVEAVETMARIAVRIEQEQISSNIKDTKRSIPNAISQAVGQIAEQLQAAAIMTLTKTGSTARNVSKFRPTTPILAVTPHVDVARQLQLVWGVKPLLVLDLPSTGQTFQAAINVAQEKLLLAEGDLVVMTAGTLQGVPGSTDLIKVEVVTAVLGQGIGIGQGSVSGLARVAHSAMDIGNFNPGEILVASSTNADFVEAIRKSAGIITEEGSLTSHAAVIGMRLGVPVIVGVKNATQMIRDGAILTMDTPRGLVYSGAMGSSPASGMLMV